DNA from Pseudomonadota bacterium:
CGCGGATCGAAGACGCTTTAAGGCGTCCGCGTGCACTCTGGCCTTGCGAAGTCGGTCCTGGGTTGTTCTTGAGGGGAGTGGGAACCGATAGGCTAGAAAATCCTTGGGGTTTAAGCGACGACGGCGAACATTTGTTCCAGTGCTGGCCCCAGAGAAATCGACCCAGACGGCTGGCATCCGGAAATAGGTATCCAACACCTCAGGAAAAACCTGTGCTTCATCGACCTCAAACACGGGGAATTCAGTCGAGACGACAAGGCCGTTGCATTCCTCGGGAACCACCCCGAAAGCGCCTTCCCAAGCCATCAGCTTCGGATAAAGAAAATCTCCAGTTCGCAGTCTCGTTAGTCGAGGATATGCGAACTCCATACCTGTTTTTGTGCCACCGCGAAAAACGCCTCGCCCGAAGCAATAGACTCCAGCGAACTGGTAAGATTCTTGTGGCTGGACCACCACGTCAGGCTGACGCAGTCGAACCAGCTCACTCATTGCTGTCGGTTTACTTTTCTTGTCGCCTGTAATTACTGAGCGACAGAATGATTCGACTTCTTCCGCGGCTTGGTGATTGAGGGAGCGGGCTTCTTCGATTTTGGCGGCCAGTTCTTCGATCCGCGCCACAATCCGCTGCTGTTCCGATAATGGCGGCAGGGGGATTTTGAGTTCTAAGAAGAATTGTTCTTTGAACCTATTACGCGTCAGAGGTGTACTGCCACTGCAATCCTGGTTCACGCGATCAAGCGTCTCCGGCAGATGGAACCAATAAAGTAAGAAATAAGGGTTTATGCTTTTTTCTATAGGAATGAAAGTTGGAAATTCTCCAGATACAAAGCAGCCGTCCAGATTATTTTCAATTACGTCAAATGCTCCTCGCCAAGCAAAAAGACGGCTATAAATAAAGTCGCCGGTGGTCACTCGATAAAGTGTTTTAGCTGATGTTTTCGTGCCATTAATTACCTCACGCAGAAATGCTCCTTTGCCATTAAGCCTAACACCAATAAGAGCATATTCTTTTAAAATGTCCACTGGTTCAACCCTTGAGATGGGACGCAGCACCTCTCCCAACTTTACCTTCGGCCATTTAGCACTCATGATGCCCTCTTGATAGTCGGGAAATGGAGCAGTGAGGATCGCGCTTTTTGCAACCGTGCATTGCGTAGTGCAGCCAAGAAAACTCTGTGAAAATCCCAGCGAGGTAGAGAGCCCCCTCGATTTGTAGGGGGATGGGGGGTGGCATTCGCCGATGGATTTGAACAGCAAGTTTTCTCTGCGTGGAGCACCGGCACGGTGAGAAAAGGGCGATCCTCCTCATTGCTGCAACCATCACGTTCATTGATTTCTCCGGTTGATGAGGTTTACGACGACGCGGGTGAGGACATCCTTTTCCTCCGGTCTGCTTTCAGCAATGAGGAGCGTCATGGCTACAAGGGCGTTGTCTGCAATCCGTTTGGAACCATCGGTGCCGTAAAGGGCATCGTTCTTTTCGAGGAACCAGAGAAATAGGGCTGCGGCTATGCGTTTGTTGCCGTCCACAAAGGAATGGTTCTTGACGAGGAAATAGAGCAGGTGAGCTGCCTTTTCTTCAAGACTGGGGTAGAGTTCCTTTCCGTCGAAAGTCTGCATGATATTGGCAAGAGACCCCTTGAGGCTGTCATCTTTTTCAAGACCGAAGACATCGCCTGCAATGAATTGGCGGCGTAAACGTTCTATGAGGCGTATCGCCTCTTCATAGGCAACAGCCGAAACCGGTCTGACTGTCGTGTCTCCTGTGCGAACGCGCTCGTGATCGTAGTCGTCAAGGAGATCAAGGGCGTAGCTGTAGTCTGCTACAACGCGGAGCAACGCTGTTGCCTCGTCTCCGGTCAAGACCTTTCTGTCGGCTACCTCAGCAATTAGCCGGATTGCCTGATTGAGTTCCTTGAGCCTGGCATCATTGATGGAGTATCCCCGGAGTATGTGGTCGCGCAACACATTCGACGCCCAGATGCGAAATTGCGTTCCCCGTTTTGAATTGACCCGGTAGCCTATGGAGATGATAATGTCGAGATTGTAGAACTTTACCGGCTTGTCAGAGTGAGCAATGTGCATTTTTTGCACATTGCTTTCCTCTTGTAGTTTCCTGGTTGCGAATATATTACGGAGATGTTTTGTAATGACGCTTCGCTCTGTATCAAAAAGCATAGCCATTTGCTTCTGCGTAAGCCATACCGTTTCGCCTTCGAGCCGAACATCCAGCGTAATCGCCCCATCAGGTGTCTGATAAAGGGTTATCTCATCCTTTCGCTGGGTCATGGCGCCTTCTCAAGCAAGGTTTTGATATTTCCCATAATTTCCATGATACGTTGCTCTTTATGCAGAATGCTTTCAACAAGTTCACCCGGCGGCAGGTGGGTGATGTCTTCTTTGCCGTGGGGATTTTTCCGGTCAAGGTTGAAGCCGCCGGCAATTAGTTCGGCGGCAGGAATCTTCCATGCCCGGTCGTTTTCTTCACGGCCATTCCACCATTGTATACAGGATTCAAATTCCTCGAACTGAAGGGGTTGGGTCTTGGTATAGTTCTTCCGGCCATTGGGCAAAGGATGTTCGTAGTACCAGACTTCTTTGGTCGGCCCCGATCTGTCGAAGAAAAGGATATTTGTGGGAATGCCCGTATAAGGTGCAAAGACGCCGTTGGGCAGCCGAACGATTGTATGAAGATTAAAGTCTTTGAGCAGCTCCTCTTTTATACGGCCGCATATACCATCGCCGAAGAGTGCCCCGTTGGGCACGACTACTGCGGCCCTGCCCGGTTTCGGCTGACGGCGCAGCTTTCTCATGATGAGTTGCAGGAAGAGTAAAGCCGTCTCCGCTGTCTGTCTGTCGCTGGGAAAGTTTGTCAGTATCCCCCGTTCTTCTTCGCCTCCAAATGGCGGATTGGTAAGAATTATGTCAACACGGTCTTTGTTCCCGATTTCTTTCAAGGGAAAACGGAGGCTGTTTGCGGGGTCAATCTGTGGAAATTCAAGGCCATGGAGCAGGAGATTCATCTGACAGAGCAAATAGGGAAGTGACTTTGCCTCTCCTCCAAATATGCTCTCTTTCTGCAGAAGTTCTCTGTCCTGAACGGTCTTGCATTGTTTTGAGAGGTGTTCAAAGGATTCCACGAGAAAACCGCCCGTCCCGCAGGCAGGATCAAGGATTGTCTCGCCAAGCAGGGGATTGGTCACCGCTACCATGAACTTCACGACAGAACGCGGGGTGTAAAACTCCCCTGAATCTCCGGCAGTATCCCGCATCTCTTTGAGCATGGATTCATAGAGATGACTCAAGGTGTGGATTTCATCGCTGGAGGTAAAATGGATGCCGTTGACTTTATTGATTACATCACGGAGCAGGTACCCATTGATCATCCTGTTGACGGTTCCCCGAAAGACAGTGGCGACAACATCCCGGCGGTCGCCGCCGTCAGCCCCCTGGAGACCCTTGAGGTACGCAAAAAGACCCGGGCCCTTGACTCCGTCCGGTCGTATGGCTTCATCATTATTTATGAAGGCTATAAGCTCATCTCCTGTGATGCCGTCTTCCTTCGCTGCCCAGTCCCGCCAACGGTAGGGCAGCTCTATAGCGGACCGGTAACGTTCCCCCGCCAACAACGCCTCCTGCTCTATTATCTGTTCCGCATCATCCAGGAATTTCAGGAACATGACCCAGGTAAGCATGGGCAGGCGGTCAAGGTCGCCATTAAGCCCCTTGTCCTTACGCATAATATCGCGGGCAGATTTTATGAGACTGCCCAATGATTGACTTGTTGTCCCGCTCTGATTGTTGTTTCCCTTTCGTGCTTTTACCATTTATATTCTCTCCCTCATGCTGCGTAAAGAAGCTCCTGCAACTGATTAACCGCGTCCCTCAACCGCTTCGTGCCGCCGAAGAAAGAGGCTATCTCCATGACATTCCCATGATCGGAAAGAGGCGGCACCTTAAGAACATGAGGTACTGCAAATTGCGCGGTGCCGTGGTCTGTGTATTTATCAAGAAGTTCGTTCAGTATTATTCGTGCTTCCGTTCCGTATTTCTCGAAAAAGGGCTGCTCTTCTTTCCGGATGCGATCGGCTCGCTCACGGCGCGTACGCAGAGGAGCACTAAAGGCAACGTGACACAAAAGGTCAAGCGGATCGGCTTCCGGCTGCTTTGTGGCAAGGGCCAGTTTTTCGAAATCTATGCCGCGCTCTGCTAAACCGGATATAACTTTAGCCCGTTCGCCAGGCTTTGCCCACAATTTACGGAGCGTAGCGGCGGTTGGGTACATATCTCTCAGTTTTTCAGCGGTATATTCCCCATATTTAACGATTCTGAGCTGCTTTCCGTCGGCATCAAGCTCATATACCAGATCAGCGGCAATCTCCACATAGCCTTGATCCACATAGTATTTCCTAAGCCCAGGGATTTTGTCGGTTTCGCGAATGAGTCCCTCATAAGGCTGTTCTTCTTCGACAGACTCTTCTTCCTCCCCGCAAACCACAACCTTCTCACGAAGTGTACGTCCCTCATCGTCTATCTCCTCTTCGATAATACGCGCCGGCTCGCCGTCAAAATCAGGATCAGCAAAATGTTTCGTCGCAGAGCCTGTGTAATCGAGGATGTTGAAGAAGTATTTATTGTAGTCATCCCGAACCCTGGTTCCGCGCCCGATGATCTGTTTGAATTCAACCATGGACCCTATCACTCTCACGAGGACGATATTCTTGCACGTAGGGGCGTCAATGCCTGTGCTCAATAGCTGTGACGTAGTAAGGATAACCGGTGAATCCGTCTCCAATTCCTGAAAACGGCTGCAATGACCCCGGCCCACCGCCTTTTCATCGGCTGTAACACGGCATACATAATCGGGGTATTGTCGTACAAGATCAGCGTTGAGATTATTGAGAGCATGCCGCATCTCTTCTGCGTGTTCCTGATCCACGCAGAATACGATTGTTTTGGCCAAACGGCCATTCTTCTTCATGAAATCCGATAGGTGTCTGGCTATCGCGTCTGTTCGTGCCTTAAGGGCAACGGCACGCTCGAAGTCTCCTGTCTGGTAGAGGCCATCAGGGATTTCCCGCCCATAGCGGTCAATCTCGCCGGCTGATGGCCGCCATCCCGCTGCATCATAGGTTGTTACAACTCGATTTACCCTGTATGGAGCGAGGAAGCCGTCATCTATGCCTTGTCTGAGACTGTAGGTATAGAGCGGATTACCAAAGTAACGGTAGGTATCGCGGTTTTCCTCCCTCAAAGGGGTTGCTGTCATACCAAGCTGATAAGCAGGTTCAAAATACTCGAGAATCTCTCTCCATGCGCTCTCATCGCGAGCACTTCCTCTATGGCATTCGTCAACTATTATCAAATCGAAGAAATCAGGTGCATACTCGCGATATAGACCAAGTCGGCGCTCATCTTCAGCTATGGCCTGATACGTAGCAAAGTATATATCACGACTTTTTACTGCCTGTCCGTTCTCGATTTTGTGCCGGGCGTCGCCAAAGGGCGCAAATATTTTATCCTTCGGGTCATCAACAAGGATAAGTCTATCTGCGAGATAGAGTATCTTTGGGTGTCGATACTCGCCGGCACTGTTCCAGCGGGCATTCCATAGCTTCCAGCATATCTGAAAGGCAACATCTGTTTTGCCGGTACCAGTGGCCATCGTGAGGAGCATCCGGGGTTTGCCTTGGAGAATCGCCTGGACTGAGCGGTTAACTGCTATCTCCTGATAATAGCGAAGGATCTTGCCCCTTGTATAGTGGGAAGGAGTAAAAAGGCGCTTTGGCACATCATCGGCAATCCCCTCTGCTGTTTGCAAGCGTGCCCACAATTCCTTCGGGGCAGGAAAATAGTCAAGCTCCAATTCCTTGCCGGAAAGATAGTCAAATTCTATTACGCCATGGCCATTTGTCGAGTACGCGAATTTCAAACCGAGGGTTTCAGCATAGTCCTTAGCCTGTTGCAAGCCCGCCCCAGGGATCTTAAATTCTGCCTTTGCCTCAATGACGGCAATCGGAAAGTCACGGGTATATCGTAAAAGATAGTCAGCCCGCTTTTGGGCACGACGGTGGATTTTGTCCCCTGTTATTATAATTCTGCCATCGGTAAACGTTTTTTGTTCGGTGAATGAATGAGGGTCATTGTCCCATCCAGCGGCGATAAGTTTCGGCAAAACATATTTGCGGCATGTGTCAGCTTCGTTTGCCATTATTTATCCAAACATTTAATCTGTCTGCTGGGAGACAGTGGAGACATTGGCGAAGACATCGCGTTACTGTGAGTATGAACGTGGCTTTATTTCCTGATTGTATAATTTCTAAATCCATCCATTCCCCCTTTGAGTGCAGCTCATAGCGTGAAAAGCAATCGCGAAAGTCGTAAGTCTTAATCCTGCCGAAGGCGGGACAACGCGCATTGTGAAAGTTAAGGCGCATTGCGTAACTTCCTCAATGCGTACTATTTTCTTATACGCAGTCTTCCACCCTGGAATACACAGAACTTGTTTTCAATCTTATCCGAAAAACCTTCCAGTATCCTCTTTACGGTCTCTGCCTTATCTTTCCCTGTTGAATCCTCGAGTCTGAGGATAAGAACGCCTGCATGCAGCATTTCCGAGTTATAGACAAGTTCACCAAAGTCTTTATCCATTGTAATAATCATCCGCCCTTCAGACACGGCAAACCCGAGAATATCTATATCCTTTGCTCTTATGTCGATCTGTCTCATCGACTTTACATCATAACCGCTGTCTTTAAGGAATTCTTCGACTTTTTTGCCGACTCCGGCGTCTATCAGAAATTTCATCACTTTCCTGAGCTAATTGCTGCCTACGGCAAAGACTCTTTCTTCGCCGACAAGTTCCGATGCGTAGAGGAGAGCAACTCTTATGTCTTCTTCTTCAAGCTCCGGGTAGTCCTCAAGCAGATCTTTTGTTGTAAGTCCTCCTGCAAGGGCCTTTAATATCTGTTCCACGGTGATCCTCATGCCCCTGATCGTAGGCTTCCCTACCATGACTTCAGGGTTAACGGTAATTCTGTCAAAAAGATCATGTTCTTTCATTTATCAGCCTCCTCCCGAAAAAACTCTTCAATATTACTGAATCTTTTATTCTACATCAAAATACACATTTTTTTCTATAACTATCAGCGGTTAGCTTTCCATCCATTCCCCCTTTAAACATGGCTCATAGCTCATAGCAACCAGCAAACCCTGAAGATCGAACGTTGAACAGCATTTAGCTCCACGCGCGGCCCCGCGCCCCGCGCGCCCCGCGCGCGCTATTCATCCTCCCGCCTCAATCACTTCCCAGTGCCCGCCGCGCCCACCACAAGTGCAGTTTGGAGGGATGCCCGTGACGAATGGATTTTTCCCGCGATAAGTTTTTTCTTATTGGTCATGACAACTCCAGGGCGTTTACGAATCTCACAGTTCTAAACCCACTGATTCACTTATATCGAATCGATTACCTTCAAGTCACTGAAATAGGTTTTATACACCCCAAGATCCCGTGACAGAATACAATCGGCATGGACAAGGGCATGGGCGCCGATCAGAAAATCGGCCAGAACATGGAGACGCTTCGTCAGGACCGCCTTACACTGGGGACAGGTTGCCTCAAGGGTATGACCGCATTTGCTGCACAAAAACCGGTTCTTCGCACTTTTTCTTGCGTATTCCAACCATCTTGAACCGGCCATATAGAGGGATTTCTCATTGGAATAAACAAGGTTCATCCTGGTGTCGGCGAGAAACGACGCAAGTTCCTCTTCGGAGGGAAATCGGGCCGCCAATTCGGCGAAAACCACCTCGCAGAGGACGAGTTTTCCCTTGGATAAATGTCGGTCCAGAAGCCCCTTGGAGGACTCTCCGAAAGGCTCCCCCGGAATCAGGACATCGAGGATGATGTTCGTGTCAACGGCTGTTATCATGCCCGCGGGCCTCCCGCACCAGGTCGTCGCTTCGCTGCCCTTCCAAGTGCTTCAGCTTGCCCACCCATTTGTCAAACGGGGATCTGGTAACCACTTTGCTGACAACCAGCAGGCCATCTTTTTCTTCAAAGCCCACATTTTCCCCCGGATGTACCCCCAACCTTTCCCGGACCACTCTGGGAATGGTTACCTGCCCTTTGGATGTTACTTTGGCAACAATCATAATGCACCTCTCAGTAAGGAATGATTTCCTTACTTTTAGTGTAAGGAATGCACTCCGCTTTGTCAAGAACAATGAAGGAATATCCCCTATATATAGTCTATGATTCCATCAGGCGAAGGACTGCTAAGGTTTGGGCGTGGCAGGTTTTTCACTGCCCATGGCAAGAGTCTGAATATCGGCATAATCTCCGATAGCATGGGAATTGGTGTTATCTGCATCTGTCAGGATAGCAATCCCTGAGGCCACAGGATTTTTTTCTTCGTCTCCAAAAAGCTGCAGATAGTCATTAAAAACGTTGCGTTTTTCTGCGACCCATGTTCCCGTCAGTGCACGTCCGCTTCGAATCACAAGCAGCTTGGCCGAGCTGGAAAAGGGGGAGTTGAATGATGCTCCTATTGGTATTGTATCGCTCCATATGTATTTGATCGACTTAATGAAGGGCCAACGGCTAAAAACGACGTATACGCCAAGAACGCTATCATCTCCGTCTTTTTCCCGTTCGTTCGTGCCGCTCGGGAAAAGGACGGCACGCCACTGCCATTGAAGCATCGGAAATTCTCTTAATGCCCATTTTTTCTCATAACCGATTTGTACGCTTGTGCCCTTTGCGTCTGCATGCAAGAACTTTTTATCTGCCTGAGCCCGCACTGCGTATACCTCCGCAGCCTTGCTCACGCTTTTGGATGTCCAGCCTGAAGGAAATTTTCCGACTTCATCGGCCTCAAAGGTTGTGCGGATTGGCGACTGGGCAAACAGAGCCGTAGCCGATAATGTAGGCAGGGCAATGAGTAATGCACATATGAAAAATCTGGTCTGAAATATCAAAGCTTGCTTCTTGGAGTATACTTTGTATGCAAAAGGTGGTGGGATTTTTCCCCTAACGGCTCAATTAAAAATTCGTCATAAATCTTCTTTATTGATGGATTCTCATGTGATTTGCGGTATTTTAACGACTTGTCCTCGTTATATAATGCCTGTGCCCTCAGTGTTCTGATTTCGTAATTCACCGGTATCGGCTGTCCGCCTCCGCCAATGCAGCCGCCGGGGCAGGCCATGATCTCGATGAAATGGTAATCTGCATCTCCATGTATGATCCTCTCCATGAGCTTTCTTGCGTTTCCAAGACCATGGGCTACGGCAACCTTGACATCCCCTATGCCTTCGATAGGAATTGCTGCCTCCTTTATACCTTCAAGGCCGCGTACAGCCACAAAATCTAAATTCTCAAGGGTTTTGCCTGTGATGAGTTCATAGGCTGTCCGCAGCGCTGCCTCCATCACCCCGCCGGTTGCTCCGAAAATCGTTGCAGCGCCGGTGTATTCACCCATGGGGTTATCATATGTGCCGTCTTCGAGGTTACGGAAATCTATACCGGCTTCTCTGATCATTTTTGCGAATTCTCTCGTTGTGAGAACATAGTCAACATCCTTGTATCCGCTGTCATTCATCTCCGGCCTGCTGCATTCAAACTTCTTTGCAGTACAAGGCATGACGGATACGACAACAATATCTTTCGGGTTAACACCTTCTTTTTCGGCGAAATATGTCTTTGACAATGTGCCAAGCATCTGGTGTGGTGATTTGCACGTGGAAAGATGCGGGAGAAGTTCAGGGTAGAAGTGTTCAATGAATTTAATCCAGCCCGGACTGCAGCTCGTAATAAGGGGCAATTTGCCGCCTTCTTTTACCCTTTTCAGCAACTCACTCCCTTCTTCAACAATCGTAAGATCGGCAGCAAAGTTTGTATCAAAGACCCTGTCAAAGCCGAGTTTTCTTGCTGCTGAAAGCATTTTGCCTGTGACAAGAGTTCCCGGTGGATATCCGAATTCTTCACCAAGCGCAGCCCTTACCGCGGGGGCATCCTGGATAATCACGAATTTGGAATGGTCTGCAATGGCATTCCAGACCCCTTCAGTATCATCTTTTTCTGTGATTGCGCCAACAGGGCATACGAGTGCGCACTGCCCGCAATTTGTGCAGGCAACGTTGCCCAGACCATTGCCGAAAGCGGTCTCAACCCTTGTTTCAAAGCCTCTTCCCTGTAAGGAAAGCGCATTTACGGACTGCACATTTTCGCACACGGTAACGCAGCGGCGGCACAGGATGCATTTACCGTTATCCCTTCTGATGGATGGTGATGAGTCGTCTACACCGCCTTTGCTTTTATCACCAACAAACCGTATTTCATTTACGCCTATTTCATGGGCAATCTTTTGCAGCTCGCAGTTAAGGTTGCGTGCACAGGTAAGACAATCCATCGGGTGGTTGGATAGAAGCATCTCAACCGAGAATTTACGGGCCTTCCTTACCTTTTCTGTATTGGTGTGCACCTTTAGGCCCTCTGTGGCAGGAAATACACATGCAGCCTGCAGGTTTCCTGTGCCTTCAACCTCCACCAGGCAGACCCTGCATGCCCCTATTGCCTGAACTTCAGGTAAAAAGCAGAGTGTTGGGATGTGAATATTTGCCTTGCGCGCAGCCTGCAGTATTGTGCTGCCATTTTCAGCTTCTATATTTTGACCATTGATGGTTAATGTAATCATAAAACCGTCTATGTTCCTTATTGTTATTCCTCTTCCCGTATATAACAGTGGAGGCATCTCTTTGCCTCTTCAACGGCCATTTTTACGGGATAGCCAAGGACAACCTCTTTAAAACTCTTGTATCTTTCCGAAAGCGGAAGCGCAGGTATTTCTTCCCGTTTTCTTTCTTTCTGGTATACTTCTTCGTTATAGGATGCCCGCATAGCGACAAGATCATCCCGGGATGATGGAGCGAATATACCGTCACCGCCGAGGTACTTATCAATCGATCTTGCTGATTCTTTTCCGTCTGCGATTGCCTGGACGACCGATGCAGGTCCCCGTACGTTATCTCCGGCTGCAAAAATACCCGTCTTTGTGGTTGCAAGGCTGGCGAGATCCACTTCGATTGTGCCGTTTTTTGCTGTTTTAATGCCGTCGCCGTTCACATAGGATGTATCCGGTACCTGGCCTATAGCGGCAATGACGGTTTCTACATCAAGGGTAAATTCTGATCCTTCAATCTGGCTTGGCTTCCGCCGGCCACCGGCATCAAACTCACCCAGGGACATACGAAGGCATTCAATCTTTTTTGCCTTGCCGTTTTTTGCAATAATCCTTTTCGGTGCAACGAGTGTATAGATTTTCACTCCTTCATGTTCTGCTTCAATAATTTCTTCCTCGTAGGCCGGCATGTCTTCTTTTTCTCTCCGGTAAAGGACAAAAACCTCTTTGGCGCCTATCCTCAAGGCAGACCGCGCGGCGTCTATTGCAACATTTCCACCGCCGATAACTGCTACATTGCCCTCGACTTTGACGGCTTTTCCCAGGTTGAGATTGCGGAGGAAGGTGACCCCATCGAGCACGCCTTCAGCCCGTTCTCCATCGATACCGAGATTCTGGCCTTTATGTGCGCCGGTAGCAAGCAGTACAGCAGAATAACCGCCAGTTGAAATATCTTTAAATGTAAAGTCTCTTCCTATTGCTGTATTGTATCTTATTTCTACACCAAGATCGGTGATAGCCTTAATTTCATGATTTAATATTTCTCTGGGGAGCCTGTAGTCAGGTATTCCCACTGCAAGCATACCGCCAGCCACGGGCAGTGCCTCAAAAACAGTTACCTTATAACCCTTACAAGCGAGATAATAAGCTGCGGTAAGACCGGCAGGACCGGCGCCTATAATGGCAATCTTTTCCTGTTTTGCAGGCGCTATTTCAGGATGGTACGGCTCAAATGAGTTCATATCATAATCAGCGGCAAACCTCTTTAAAGAACAGATTGCAACCGGTTCGTCTATCTGGCTTCTCCGGCACTTGCTTTCGCATGGATGGATACAGACACGACCACAGACCGCAGGAAAGGGGTTATCTTCCTTGATCACTGCAATTGCCTCTTTGAATTTACCTTCACTGATAAGGGTTACATAACCCCAGGCGTTCTGGTCGGTGGGGCAGGCGTTCTGACATGGTGCATCAAAGAGTGCGCTGCATACGCCGGCGCGGCAATGTTTATCTTTTATGTGTTCTTCATATTCATTTTTGAAGAAGCGGAGTGTTGAAA
Protein-coding regions in this window:
- a CDS encoding NADH-dependent [FeFe] hydrogenase, group A6, yielding MITLTINGQNIEAENGSTILQAARKANIHIPTLCFLPEVQAIGACRVCLVEVEGTGNLQAACVFPATEGLKVHTNTEKVRKARKFSVEMLLSNHPMDCLTCARNLNCELQKIAHEIGVNEIRFVGDKSKGGVDDSSPSIRRDNGKCILCRRCVTVCENVQSVNALSLQGRGFETRVETAFGNGLGNVACTNCGQCALVCPVGAITEKDDTEGVWNAIADHSKFVIIQDAPAVRAALGEEFGYPPGTLVTGKMLSAARKLGFDRVFDTNFAADLTIVEEGSELLKRVKEGGKLPLITSCSPGWIKFIEHFYPELLPHLSTCKSPHQMLGTLSKTYFAEKEGVNPKDIVVVSVMPCTAKKFECSRPEMNDSGYKDVDYVLTTREFAKMIREAGIDFRNLEDGTYDNPMGEYTGAATIFGATGGVMEAALRTAYELITGKTLENLDFVAVRGLEGIKEAAIPIEGIGDVKVAVAHGLGNARKLMERIIHGDADYHFIEIMACPGGCIGGGGQPIPVNYEIRTLRAQALYNEDKSLKYRKSHENPSIKKIYDEFLIEPLGEKSHHLLHTKYTPRSKL